In the bacterium genome, CTTGCGAGTTATATAACTGGAACTACAATAAATATTTCAGGAGGAAAATCAAGAGCATGAAAAAATATATTCCCGAGGATACAATAAGAAGGTTACCTATTTATTTAAGAAATTTATTAAACCTTCAAAAAGAAGGGAAAAAAATTGTTTCTTCAAAGGAAATTACATTTTCTTTAAATATTCTACCAGAGCAGTTTAGAAAAGACCTCTCATATTTTGGAAAATTTGGAAAGAGAGGAGTAGGATATGAAGTTGACAATTTGATTAAAGTACTTGAGAAAATTATTGGAATTGATAAAGAAATAAAGGTAATCCTTGTTGGTGTTGGAAGATTAGGTTCTGCTCTAATTAGATACAAAGGATTTAGTTCTATGAATATGAGAATAGTAGGTGCTTTTGACAATGATACTTCCAAAATAGGTACAAAGATAGATGAAATAAAGATAATGGGTATGGAAGAAATGGATGGTTTCCTAAAAAAAGAAAAAATTAAAGTTGGTATAATTTGTGTCCCTTCTGACAAAGCACAAAAAGTAGCTGAATATATGGTTAAATCAGGAATTAAAGGTATTTTGAACTTTGCACCTATTTCTCTTAATTTACCAAAAAATATATTTGTTAGTTATGTTGATATGGCTTCAGAACTTGGTTCTTTAATCTTCAAACTTAAAAATCTATAATTCTTTTATTGCTTCTTCATTTAATCTTTTTGAAGTTTTAATCGCATCTTTAACCGCATAACTCCAAGTAAAACAAAGTCCTATCAGTCCTAATATTGTTAAAGTATATGGTAATTTTGATTTAGGTTCTTTCTTTTCTTCTTTTTCTTTGTTTTTTTCTGCTTCTTCTATTATTACACCTTCGTCTGTCATTTCAACTGTTTTTTCCTCTGTAATACTAACCTTTTCTCCTTTTTGAGGCACTCCTTTTACCCAGAAAGTGATTCCGAAAGAAAGTAAAACAATACTAATTATTATTATTATTCCAATAGAAGATGCTTTTCCAAATTGTCCATTATAAATTTGCCCGAGTCCAGGGCATATACTTGATAATACACCTGCAAGACCTGAAGATTTTTGTTCATATTTTAATCTTATTTTTAATCTTACTTTTTCGTCTTCAATTATTTTATTTTTTTCCTCATCAGAGAAAATCATATTCACCTCCTTTTAAAATTTTTCATATTCCCATTTTATATCTTTAATTTTTTGAAATAATTCCTCAAGAATTTTATAATTCTTTTCTATGGGTATAAAAATCATGAAAACATCAATTGACTCACCTTTTGACAATTTTTTCTTAGGAGGAACACTATTTATAAAAATAAAATTCTCACCTCTACCGAGTATTACAGCAGGAGCAATTAACCCCCCCTCCTTCTCCTTTCCCTGTATTAGCAAAAATCCAGTTAGCATGTCCAATTTTTGTTTTTTTTGTTTTTTCAAGTTTATATGTCATAATTTTCCCTTTTTCTGGAATTGAATAATATTTATAGGGCTCATAAGCACTTTCCATTGCCCAGTTTATTCCGCATTCAGTAGATCCTTCTCCGTTATAAATAAATTTTGAATAAATAGCAAGAAATGAAAACTCTTTTCTTATTTCAAGAAATAAGACAAGAGAATAATCTGAATATTCCTTTTTTTTCGTCCCAAAGAGAATACATAACTTTCAGTATTTTTCTATTTAGCTCATCTTTAATAACTTTTACATCTTTTATTTTTTTAATAAGTAATTCTCTGTTTTTTGTAAAATCCTGTGCAGCAAAATAAAGCATATTTCCTTTAGAAATTATACATTGCGGTTGAACAAGAAAATTATTTTCTTCTGTCATCAAAAGGATATCTTTATCAGGTGTAAATTTATATCCAAAATCTGTTATTCCAAACAAATTTAAAACAAATAATAAAACTAATCCAAATAAAACTTTACTTTTTTTCATATAATCCCCCCTTTAATTTTTGAATTTAAATAAACCATCTATTTCTTTTCTACAAAACTTACACCTTCTATCTTTAATTTCATTTTTTATTATTTTATACCCATATCTTTCTATTAGCAAATTTTTACATTCTGGGCAATAAGTATTTTCCCCCTCATCACCAATAATATTTCCTGTATAAACATATAAAAGACCTTCTTCAAAACCAATTTCTCTTGCTTTTCTTATTTTTTCAATCTCTGTTGGATAATGGTCTGACATTTTATAAGCAGGAAAAAATCTGCTTATATGCCAGGGAATTCTTCTATCAATATTTTTTATTTTTTTTGCAATATCTCTTATTTGATTTTCACTATCATTGTATTCCGGTATTAATAAAGTAGTAACCTCAACCCATATATTTAATTTTCTCATTAATTCTATATTTTCAACAACATATTTCTGGTTTGCCTGTGGTAATTTTTTATAGAAATCCTCATCCCCTTTCAAATCAACATTTGCTGCATCAAGAAACTCAGAAATATCTTTTAAAAAATCTTTACTCATATATCCATTTGTAACAAAGTTATTATAAATTCCTTCTTCTTTTGCAATTTTACATACATCAAAAGCAAACTCCCCAAAAACAGTTGGTTCTGTATAAGTGTAAGAAATTGAAATACAATTATGTGATTTTGCAAGTTTAACAACTTCTTCAGGTTTTCTTTTTCTTATGGTAAAAATTCTTCCTTCTTTGGGAGGATGGGATATTTCACTATTCTGACAGAAAGGACAGAAGAAGTTACAACCACAAGTAGCAATTGAAAATGAAAAACTCCCGGGAAAAAAATGGTAAAAAGGTTTCTTTTCAATCGGGTCTACATTTTCTGCAATAATTTCGCCATAAACAAGAGAATATAAAACTCCATTTTTATTTAATCTCACTCCACATTTTCCTGTTTTATCAGGTTCAATTATACAGAAATGATTACACAATTGACACTGAACTTTCTTGTTTTCAATCTCTTTCCAGTATCTTGCCTTTTCCATTTGCCTCCCCTGAATTTAATAGAAACATACTCCCTTGGAACAACTTGACATTTCTTCAGATAATATTAAGTATTCAAGTTCATGTTCAATAGTATCAGCATATGATAAAACCTGCTGTGTTTTACTTCCATATCTGAAAACAGTGATTCCTTTACATTTCATTTTCCATCCATTTATAAAAATTTCCTTTACATCTTCAATTGTAGCATCATAAGGAAGATTTACTGTT is a window encoding:
- a CDS encoding redox-sensing transcriptional repressor Rex, with the translated sequence MKKYIPEDTIRRLPIYLRNLLNLQKEGKKIVSSKEITFSLNILPEQFRKDLSYFGKFGKRGVGYEVDNLIKVLEKIIGIDKEIKVILVGVGRLGSALIRYKGFSSMNMRIVGAFDNDTSKIGTKIDEIKIMGMEEMDGFLKKEKIKVGIICVPSDKAQKVAEYMVKSGIKGILNFAPISLNLPKNIFVSYVDMASELGSLIFKLKNL
- the amrS gene encoding AmmeMemoRadiSam system radical SAM enzyme — protein: MEKARYWKEIENKKVQCQLCNHFCIIEPDKTGKCGVRLNKNGVLYSLVYGEIIAENVDPIEKKPFYHFFPGSFSFSIATCGCNFFCPFCQNSEISHPPKEGRIFTIRKRKPEEVVKLAKSHNCISISYTYTEPTVFGEFAFDVCKIAKEEGIYNNFVTNGYMSKDFLKDISEFLDAANVDLKGDEDFYKKLPQANQKYVVENIELMRKLNIWVEVTTLLIPEYNDSENQIRDIAKKIKNIDRRIPWHISRFFPAYKMSDHYPTEIEKIRKAREIGFEEGLLYVYTGNIIGDEGENTYCPECKNLLIERYGYKIIKNEIKDRRCKFCRKEIDGLFKFKN